From Humisphaera borealis, the proteins below share one genomic window:
- a CDS encoding glycosyltransferase family protein, giving the protein MAARRNDIRPDASAQPVATTATAATLAADAAREPRRWIRILVLLAAIAIPQFVLIGPSLVGQKLLLPLDHLADKTNYLPRPADGTPPPVPVDGALSDLVFQTEVHRRLVVDEVRSGRIPLWNPYNYCGHPLLAANHTQVFSPYRILDYAWPSPVAIAWGSLLRSLVAGVGVYLLLRRAMGLGWIAAVAGGAFFPLSSAMVITAGYPGAAVISFLPWVIWAADRCVVRPSGRSAAGLAIATACALLCGHAAFAGHVLLASGAYFFFRLGMAVGARNLLSRSALAPVAAAIAGITIGLLLSLPQTLPTIDYLRSSLRIAQRQAGDAETRTAGFSAFTQMVLPYIYGSTHRSTVYIGVEGSRIEGAAVGYAGLFVALVLMPIGWADRSRRRWMIFWSALAFLAAVPAAGVPVVEWLFRIPPVSLLRNNRLVFVTGFSVVMMASIGVNVLLTQPQALRQWGARSAMALAGLVAVVLSVWCIVQEVNYPITPTGMETNPFVVLWPDRWVSASLQLATDEELATWYGLMYRNGALVAGCAAAALTVVFALFSVRATPASANARRRTAAIPALLTIVAAVELIASAAGVNVQADPSLYYPRLAWMDRVLAEPGRLCGVDCLPANLALAHRIADIRGYDAADPVPTVELIRLAQDPAKQNVSPPYAVTRILSVNAANPGPVANLLGVRYIVGRGPPPPGLPLAFVGDDYWLIVNDRALPRVTIPKQIELIADKAERLRRLASSAHDPASLAFVETPDPTCVAAEGLAAISGEQPGRMVIDASLSRGGLIRVSESWNAGWQATWNGDSVPIVRIDHALIGVVAPAGKGTLELRYAPGSFFWGLALAAVAGIAMLLLAFFWRNTTHELT; this is encoded by the coding sequence ATGGCCGCACGCCGAAATGACATCCGCCCAGACGCCTCGGCGCAGCCCGTCGCGACGACCGCAACGGCCGCAACGTTGGCCGCGGACGCTGCCCGGGAACCGCGGCGGTGGATCCGCATCCTTGTATTGCTCGCGGCGATCGCGATCCCACAGTTCGTCCTGATCGGCCCTTCCCTCGTCGGCCAGAAACTGCTGCTCCCGCTCGATCACCTGGCGGACAAGACGAACTACCTCCCCCGTCCGGCAGACGGAACGCCGCCGCCGGTGCCCGTGGACGGAGCGCTGTCGGACCTGGTTTTTCAGACCGAAGTGCATCGGCGACTGGTCGTCGATGAGGTGCGATCGGGGCGAATCCCGCTCTGGAACCCCTACAACTACTGCGGCCATCCCCTGCTGGCGGCGAACCACACGCAGGTGTTTTCGCCGTACCGCATTCTCGACTACGCCTGGCCGTCGCCGGTGGCGATCGCGTGGGGCTCGCTGTTGAGAAGCCTGGTCGCGGGGGTTGGCGTCTACCTCCTGCTTCGCCGGGCGATGGGGTTGGGATGGATCGCCGCCGTTGCCGGTGGCGCGTTCTTTCCGCTCAGCAGCGCGATGGTCATCACGGCCGGTTACCCCGGCGCGGCCGTCATCTCCTTTCTGCCCTGGGTGATATGGGCGGCCGACCGATGCGTGGTACGGCCGTCGGGGCGATCAGCCGCGGGGCTGGCGATTGCAACGGCGTGCGCCCTGCTCTGCGGTCATGCCGCGTTCGCCGGCCATGTCCTGCTGGCAAGTGGGGCGTACTTCTTCTTCCGCCTGGGCATGGCGGTGGGTGCTCGCAACCTGCTCTCCCGGTCGGCACTCGCCCCCGTGGCCGCAGCGATCGCCGGCATCACCATCGGCTTGCTGCTGTCCCTGCCGCAGACGCTGCCGACCATCGATTACCTCCGCTCCAGCCTGCGCATTGCCCAACGCCAGGCCGGCGATGCCGAAACCCGTACCGCGGGTTTCTCCGCGTTCACCCAGATGGTCCTTCCGTACATCTACGGGTCAACGCACCGCAGTACGGTCTACATCGGCGTCGAAGGAAGCCGTATCGAAGGTGCCGCGGTCGGATATGCCGGGCTGTTCGTCGCGCTGGTCCTGATGCCGATCGGCTGGGCCGACCGCTCCCGCCGGCGCTGGATGATCTTCTGGTCCGCGCTGGCGTTCCTGGCGGCCGTACCGGCTGCGGGCGTTCCCGTCGTGGAATGGCTCTTCAGGATTCCGCCGGTGTCGCTGCTCCGCAACAACCGGCTTGTGTTCGTCACGGGTTTTTCGGTGGTGATGATGGCGTCGATCGGCGTCAACGTCCTGCTGACACAGCCGCAGGCGCTACGGCAATGGGGGGCCCGATCGGCGATGGCGCTTGCGGGATTGGTCGCCGTGGTTCTTTCCGTCTGGTGCATCGTTCAGGAAGTCAACTATCCGATCACGCCAACGGGCATGGAAACCAACCCGTTCGTGGTTCTCTGGCCCGATCGCTGGGTATCGGCGAGCCTACAACTGGCAACCGACGAGGAACTGGCCACGTGGTACGGCCTCATGTATCGCAACGGCGCGCTGGTCGCCGGGTGTGCCGCAGCCGCCCTTACGGTGGTGTTCGCCCTGTTCAGCGTCCGTGCAACGCCCGCGTCCGCGAACGCCAGACGCCGGACGGCCGCAATCCCGGCGCTGCTCACGATCGTGGCGGCGGTCGAACTGATTGCGAGTGCTGCCGGCGTCAACGTGCAGGCCGATCCGTCGCTGTACTACCCCAGGCTCGCCTGGATGGACCGCGTGCTGGCCGAGCCCGGCCGGTTGTGTGGCGTCGATTGCCTGCCAGCGAATCTGGCGCTGGCGCATCGGATCGCCGACATCCGCGGCTACGACGCCGCCGACCCCGTTCCCACCGTCGAACTGATCCGCCTGGCACAGGATCCGGCGAAGCAGAATGTCTCGCCTCCGTATGCCGTCACGCGGATTCTGTCGGTCAACGCGGCAAACCCCGGGCCGGTCGCGAACCTTCTTGGGGTCCGCTACATCGTCGGGCGAGGCCCGCCGCCGCCGGGACTGCCGTTGGCATTTGTCGGCGACGACTACTGGCTGATCGTCAATGACCGCGCGCTGCCCCGCGTGACCATCCCGAAACAGATCGAATTGATCGCCGACAAAGCCGAGCGTTTGCGTCGCCTCGCGAGCTCGGCGCACGACCCTGCCTCGCTCGCGTTCGTGGAGACGCCCGACCCGACTTGCGTCGCCGCCGAGGGCCTCGCGGCGATCTCCGGGGAACAGCCGGGCCGTATGGTGATCGATGCCAGCCTCTCTCGCGGCGGGCTGATTCGCGTTTCCGAAAGCTGGAACGCCGGCTGGCAGGCGACCTGGAACGGCGACTCCGTGCCGATCGTCCGAATCGACCACGCACTGATCGGCGTGGTCGCGCCGGCCGGCAAGGGAACCCTCGAACTCCGCTATGCGCCGGGCAGCTTCTTCTGGGGTCTGGCGCTGGCGGCGGTGGCGGGAATCGCCATGCTGTTGCTCGCATTCTTCTGGCGGAACACGACTCACGAACTGACCTGA
- a CDS encoding LysR family transcriptional regulator — MSRPDFNLLVTLDVLLVESNVTHAARRLRLSPSAMSRALARLRETTGDPLLVRAGRGLVPTPRALELRERVSQLVQDGEAVLRPAEKLNLKQIVRTFTLRTSEGFVENFGPDLIARAGEEAPGLRLRFVQKPNKDSAPLRDGTVDLETGVLEKTTAPELRVQGLFRDRYIGVVRKGHPLSKGKITPSRYAAGRHISVSREGLDKGPIDEALQQFDLERKIVTIVGGFSTALGLARASDLIASVPERHTGNLRAGMHSFPLPVSIPAFTVSLLWHPRLDADQAHRWLRDHIRDICAVIR, encoded by the coding sequence ATGTCGCGACCCGATTTCAATTTGCTCGTCACCCTTGACGTGTTGCTCGTGGAAAGCAACGTCACGCATGCTGCCCGACGGTTGCGTCTTAGCCCGTCGGCGATGAGCCGGGCGTTGGCGCGATTGCGAGAGACGACGGGCGATCCGCTGCTGGTCAGGGCTGGGCGTGGTCTCGTTCCCACACCCCGAGCGCTCGAACTCCGCGAGCGAGTCAGTCAGCTCGTGCAGGACGGTGAAGCGGTTTTACGGCCTGCCGAGAAGCTGAATCTCAAGCAGATAGTCCGAACATTTACGTTGCGGACCAGCGAAGGCTTTGTGGAGAACTTCGGACCGGATCTCATTGCTCGCGCCGGCGAGGAGGCTCCCGGCCTGCGGCTGCGCTTTGTGCAGAAGCCAAACAAAGACAGCGCACCGCTCCGGGACGGGACCGTCGATCTGGAAACAGGCGTTTTGGAAAAGACGACGGCACCGGAGCTGCGTGTCCAGGGATTGTTCCGGGACCGCTACATTGGCGTCGTGCGAAAGGGGCACCCACTGAGCAAGGGAAAGATCACGCCGTCCCGTTATGCGGCCGGCCGACACATCAGCGTCTCTCGGGAGGGTCTCGACAAGGGACCGATTGATGAAGCCCTGCAGCAATTCGATTTGGAACGGAAGATCGTCACGATCGTTGGTGGCTTTTCCACCGCACTGGGCCTGGCACGGGCCTCCGACCTGATCGCCAGCGTGCCCGAACGCCACACCGGTAACTTACGCGCTGGGATGCATAGCTTCCCGCTTCCGGTCTCAATACCAGCGTTCACGGTTTCATTACTTTGGCACCCGCGGCTGGATGCCGATCAAGCCCATCGCTGGTTGCGCGACCACATTCGAGACATCTGTGCAGTGATCCGCTGA
- a CDS encoding NAD(P)H-binding protein gives MAVLGAAGGLGQGILRVCRLEGIDFTAIVRSRPERITDVPPGSRVVVVESLADFTALAAAFAATDAVLTALGVTATTHDRSALLSANMASVKESMIAAGVDRIVMINTLLTSLPGMPASRLMRFFSWMPGNMGRGAAEQQAVVDALGKGVFTSLRWTLVRAAVNSRGRAEPPVASGDWPGASNSWFPVAYEDMGRWMLEESVANRFVGAAPLVSRGRR, from the coding sequence GTGGCAGTCCTCGGGGCGGCGGGCGGTCTCGGCCAAGGTATTCTCCGCGTGTGTCGTTTGGAGGGAATCGATTTCACTGCCATCGTCCGCTCGCGTCCTGAGCGCATCACCGACGTGCCACCCGGCTCTCGTGTCGTCGTTGTGGAGTCTCTCGCGGATTTCACGGCGCTCGCCGCGGCGTTTGCCGCCACAGATGCGGTACTCACCGCCCTCGGAGTAACGGCAACGACCCACGATCGCTCCGCGCTGCTCTCGGCGAACATGGCTTCCGTCAAGGAGTCCATGATCGCCGCAGGAGTCGACCGCATCGTCATGATCAACACACTGCTCACCTCCTTGCCAGGAATGCCGGCGAGCCGGCTGATGCGCTTCTTCTCGTGGATGCCAGGCAACATGGGTCGTGGGGCCGCTGAACAACAAGCCGTCGTCGATGCCCTCGGCAAGGGCGTGTTTACATCGCTTCGCTGGACGCTTGTTCGCGCCGCAGTCAACTCCAGAGGCCGTGCCGAACCTCCAGTCGCTTCCGGCGACTGGCCGGGCGCATCAAACTCATGGTTCCCGGTCGCTTATGAAGACATGGGCCGGTGGATGCTCGAGGAATCCGTCGCGAATCGTTTTGTTGGGGCAGCTCCGCTTGTATCCAGAGGTCGCAGATGA
- a CDS encoding DUF6797 domain-containing protein, protein MTARLLAAALIAAVFAGLSPFAAGQSVEGKFGRALKVGPVFASADHNPIYAVNPVTVELWARVNGRDSSILLSNEPRNSKTHWELYTEQETGRFAVGMPGYNPKSVISQTDISDDQWHYLVYQFDGKTVRLFVDGKLAAEAPVKMTAPHYNTGPLLFGYEVGVAAHGDTSIDDVRISRVLRDATKVPAAPFKRDADTVGLWHFDEDEKALAKAGGYGDDSAIGNIARLKKREEGVVDNGGFNNTVGNKTRWSDMDYGPFFSSTISNPSKSNTTFKAVSLQLGKDRKHFITFDTELLRMSAAWDGSFIKIPAGREGLSGPPTMGSTALLQTPVAPGWATGANADDWSDPRPQKSGSLPPSRGKYKGMFLQGEHVAFAYQVDGVDVVEATGVQIDQEFAIFRRTYEIAPSPLPMATTVCSVPDAKDRKEDGIVILESDGPSTFASAYGEGSLQSIGGRVVLKVEPHAKPVVIEVMLAAGDTSKLAQFKAAHKIQTQRNQNRSAYQPVMDTLRKGCPPRYPQPLITKGTLGKSDGPWAVDTLTAPDDNPWHSFLRFGGHDFFSNGDAAICSVSGDVWVVSGIDDKLEKLSWRRFATGLFQPLGLKIVDDKVYVLGRDQITKLHDFNADGEADFYENYNNDGIVTTNGHAYVACLERDAAGNFYYIKCGDRTPHGGTVLKVSPDGKTLSVHATGVRNANGLGMSPAGVVSFADNQGDWVPASRIDLITQPRQFLGYTPMSKTDTPPTDPGKPICWMPQNIDNSSGGQVWVQGNQWGLPAGTMLHTSYGAATLLQVMPQTLKAADGSEVTQAAVWKLPLAFSTGIMRGRFRPQDGQLYVSGLRGWQTAGTKDGAFQRVRYTGKPLHAPTAVAVHKNGIKLTFTDALDPETANDAGSYSILQWNYRWSAEYGSKHWSVKNPDAQGYDTVDVKSAKLLPDGRSVFLTIDGLKPVMQMRISVNIDCKDGETIKTDVYNTIHALAPEGP, encoded by the coding sequence ATGACCGCACGACTTCTTGCCGCCGCGCTAATCGCTGCTGTGTTTGCCGGTTTGTCCCCCTTTGCCGCCGGCCAATCGGTGGAAGGGAAGTTCGGCCGGGCACTCAAAGTCGGGCCGGTGTTTGCCTCCGCGGATCACAACCCGATCTACGCCGTCAACCCGGTGACGGTCGAACTCTGGGCCCGCGTCAACGGCCGCGACTCGAGCATTCTGCTCTCGAATGAACCCCGCAACAGCAAGACGCACTGGGAGCTTTACACCGAACAGGAGACCGGCCGATTCGCCGTCGGCATGCCGGGATACAACCCGAAATCCGTCATCTCGCAGACCGATATCTCCGACGACCAGTGGCACTACCTCGTGTATCAGTTCGACGGCAAGACGGTTCGGCTGTTCGTCGACGGCAAGCTGGCGGCCGAGGCGCCGGTCAAGATGACCGCGCCCCACTACAACACCGGCCCGCTGCTGTTCGGCTATGAGGTCGGCGTCGCGGCGCATGGCGATACGTCGATCGACGACGTCCGCATCAGCCGGGTGCTTCGCGACGCAACCAAGGTGCCCGCCGCTCCGTTCAAGCGTGATGCTGATACCGTCGGTCTGTGGCATTTTGACGAAGACGAAAAGGCACTCGCCAAAGCCGGCGGCTACGGCGACGACTCGGCGATCGGCAACATCGCCCGTCTCAAGAAGCGCGAAGAAGGCGTCGTCGACAACGGCGGCTTCAACAACACCGTCGGCAACAAGACCCGCTGGTCCGACATGGACTACGGGCCGTTCTTCAGCAGCACGATCTCCAACCCCAGCAAATCAAACACGACGTTCAAAGCAGTCAGCCTCCAGCTCGGCAAAGACCGCAAGCACTTCATCACGTTCGACACCGAACTACTGCGCATGAGCGCCGCGTGGGACGGTTCTTTCATCAAGATTCCCGCCGGCCGCGAAGGCTTGTCTGGCCCGCCGACCATGGGATCTACGGCGCTTCTTCAGACACCCGTCGCACCCGGCTGGGCGACTGGCGCGAACGCCGACGATTGGTCGGATCCTCGCCCGCAAAAGTCCGGCTCTCTTCCCCCTTCCCGCGGCAAGTACAAGGGCATGTTTCTTCAGGGGGAACACGTCGCGTTTGCCTATCAGGTCGACGGTGTCGATGTCGTAGAGGCAACTGGTGTTCAGATCGACCAGGAGTTTGCGATCTTCCGCCGCACTTACGAGATCGCGCCGTCACCGCTACCGATGGCCACCACCGTGTGTTCAGTTCCCGACGCCAAGGACCGGAAAGAAGACGGGATCGTCATCCTCGAGTCGGACGGACCATCCACTTTCGCCAGCGCTTACGGCGAAGGCTCACTGCAAAGCATCGGCGGCCGCGTCGTTCTGAAGGTTGAGCCGCATGCGAAACCGGTCGTCATCGAAGTCATGCTCGCGGCAGGCGACACATCGAAGCTGGCCCAGTTCAAGGCTGCGCACAAGATTCAGACGCAGCGGAACCAGAACCGGTCGGCCTACCAGCCTGTTATGGACACGCTTCGGAAAGGCTGCCCCCCGCGCTACCCCCAACCCCTCATCACCAAAGGCACCCTCGGCAAATCCGACGGCCCCTGGGCCGTCGACACCCTCACCGCCCCCGACGACAACCCCTGGCACTCTTTCCTCCGCTTCGGCGGGCACGACTTCTTCTCCAACGGCGACGCCGCGATCTGCTCGGTCTCCGGCGACGTCTGGGTCGTCTCCGGCATCGACGACAAGCTCGAAAAGCTCTCGTGGCGGCGCTTCGCGACCGGGCTCTTTCAACCCCTCGGCCTGAAGATCGTCGACGACAAGGTCTACGTTCTCGGCCGCGATCAGATCACGAAGCTGCACGACTTCAACGCCGACGGCGAGGCCGACTTCTACGAGAACTACAACAACGACGGCATCGTCACCACCAACGGCCACGCGTACGTCGCGTGCCTGGAACGCGATGCCGCCGGCAATTTCTACTACATCAAGTGCGGCGACCGCACGCCACACGGCGGCACGGTGCTAAAGGTGTCGCCCGACGGGAAAACGCTCAGCGTCCACGCCACCGGCGTTCGCAACGCCAACGGGCTGGGCATGTCGCCGGCTGGCGTCGTCAGCTTCGCCGACAATCAAGGCGATTGGGTGCCCGCGTCGCGGATCGACCTGATCACGCAGCCGCGGCAGTTCCTCGGCTACACCCCGATGAGCAAGACCGACACGCCACCGACCGACCCCGGCAAGCCGATTTGCTGGATGCCGCAGAACATCGACAACTCGTCCGGCGGTCAGGTCTGGGTGCAGGGCAACCAATGGGGCTTGCCGGCGGGCACCATGCTGCACACGAGCTACGGCGCGGCGACCCTCTTGCAGGTCATGCCGCAAACGCTGAAGGCCGCCGACGGATCGGAGGTCACGCAGGCCGCAGTCTGGAAGCTGCCGCTGGCGTTCAGCACTGGCATTATGCGTGGCCGTTTCCGCCCGCAGGACGGCCAGCTGTACGTCAGCGGTTTACGTGGCTGGCAGACGGCGGGCACCAAAGACGGCGCATTCCAGCGAGTGCGCTACACGGGTAAGCCGCTACACGCCCCGACCGCCGTCGCCGTTCACAAGAACGGCATCAAGCTCACGTTCACCGACGCACTGGACCCCGAGACCGCCAACGACGCCGGCAGCTACTCGATCCTGCAGTGGAACTACCGCTGGAGCGCGGAGTACGGCAGCAAGCACTGGTCGGTGAAGAACCCCGACGCCCAGGGCTATGACACGGTCGACGTGAAGTCCGCGAAGCTTCTGCCCGACGGCAGAAGTGTCTTCCTGACCATCGACGGCCTGAAGCCGGTCATGCAGATGCGCATTTCGGTCAACATCGACTGCAAGGACGGCGAGACGATCAAGACCGACGTCTACAATACGATCCATGCGCTGGCACCAGAGGGACCGTAG
- a CDS encoding glycosyltransferase 87 family protein: MARLPARATIMPTESDPLLLTPPGQASPGRFSRSWTAFWLALAVLGIATRVWLAVYTWGTNDADTWCVFGYYINRWGLFYTMSWETQLNHPPLPVYWAMFVYRCVAPSSLWEIETARPPLFPTFFKLPSILADIGVCWLLFRIMSKRVGRPAAMATAAGYAWCLCAILVGGYHCNTDNIYAFFCLLSAYYMEEKSAYFKGGLALGAAINVKLTPVLLIPVFLLSCRRWRDGGKFIGGLAVCVLPFVPMLVVAGEHFVNNAIQYKSNPDNWGITYLLMLATGGPPQNIDNATLGDNPLVAFFFLKGRHLLLLAVGAWAVLGRVPVGRHLANRYDLGAVTLALFLVLAPGFGVQYTVVAAPLLFASRPRWANAYGFVAGAFVLCNYWAQWPGHSWPPNSQFRGRYPMPSPIWGLAAWGILLAYIGTMAFRSRSRNQGGAQDRAGNALPAAR, encoded by the coding sequence ATGGCCCGGCTGCCAGCCCGCGCGACGATCATGCCGACCGAATCGGATCCATTGCTGCTCACACCACCCGGCCAGGCTTCGCCAGGCCGCTTCAGTCGATCATGGACCGCCTTCTGGCTGGCACTGGCGGTCCTGGGTATCGCGACGCGCGTCTGGCTCGCCGTCTACACCTGGGGCACGAACGACGCCGACACCTGGTGCGTCTTCGGGTACTACATCAACCGATGGGGCCTGTTCTACACCATGTCATGGGAGACGCAGCTCAATCACCCCCCGCTGCCGGTTTACTGGGCCATGTTCGTCTATCGATGCGTCGCGCCATCGAGCCTCTGGGAGATCGAAACGGCACGGCCGCCGCTGTTTCCCACGTTCTTTAAGCTCCCGTCGATTCTCGCCGACATCGGCGTCTGCTGGTTGCTGTTCCGGATCATGAGCAAGCGCGTCGGCCGTCCGGCCGCGATGGCAACCGCTGCCGGGTATGCCTGGTGCTTGTGCGCCATCCTTGTCGGTGGCTACCACTGCAACACCGACAACATCTACGCCTTCTTCTGCCTGCTGTCGGCGTACTACATGGAAGAGAAGTCGGCGTACTTCAAAGGTGGTCTGGCGCTGGGGGCGGCAATCAATGTCAAGCTGACACCAGTTCTGCTGATCCCCGTCTTCCTGCTTTCCTGCCGCAGATGGCGCGACGGCGGAAAGTTCATCGGCGGACTGGCCGTCTGCGTGCTGCCGTTCGTGCCGATGCTCGTTGTCGCCGGCGAGCATTTCGTCAACAACGCGATCCAGTACAAGAGCAACCCTGACAACTGGGGCATCACCTATCTGCTGATGCTCGCCACCGGCGGCCCGCCTCAGAACATCGATAACGCCACCCTCGGCGACAACCCGCTCGTCGCGTTCTTTTTCCTCAAGGGCCGACATCTGCTGCTGCTGGCGGTGGGAGCCTGGGCGGTCCTGGGGCGAGTGCCGGTCGGCCGACACCTGGCCAATCGGTATGACCTGGGTGCCGTAACGCTCGCGCTGTTCCTGGTCCTGGCGCCCGGATTCGGCGTCCAATACACGGTCGTCGCCGCACCGCTTTTGTTCGCGTCGCGTCCCCGATGGGCCAACGCCTACGGCTTCGTCGCCGGGGCATTTGTCCTGTGCAACTACTGGGCCCAATGGCCGGGCCACAGCTGGCCGCCGAACTCGCAGTTCCGCGGTCGCTACCCCATGCCTTCGCCGATCTGGGGGCTGGCGGCATGGGGAATCCTGCTGGCCTACATTGGCACGATGGCATTCCGGAGCAGATCGCGAAACCAGGGTGGCGCACAAGACCGCGCTGGCAACGCCTTACCCGCCGCTCGATAA
- a CDS encoding GNAT family N-acetyltransferase, with translation MSVPRYKVTNELAAADFDAIEALLRTSYWAAERPRDVIEQTFRSPASIPFFVLDMTGVATGSPPATVGFGRVVTDRLTIGWLCDVMIDPSHRGAGIGKLLVSSMLHHPDLNKPGVRLVLGTKDAHGLYEQFGFFRRELMWRHPMGATATKGF, from the coding sequence ATGAGCGTTCCCCGATACAAGGTGACCAACGAACTGGCCGCGGCCGACTTTGACGCCATCGAGGCTCTTCTGCGGACCAGCTACTGGGCGGCGGAGCGCCCGCGCGACGTCATCGAGCAGACGTTCCGATCGCCGGCGTCGATCCCGTTCTTCGTGCTCGACATGACCGGCGTCGCTACCGGCAGCCCCCCGGCGACTGTCGGTTTCGGTCGAGTCGTGACAGACCGACTGACCATCGGCTGGCTCTGCGACGTTATGATCGACCCGAGCCACCGCGGCGCGGGCATCGGCAAGTTGCTCGTCTCGTCCATGCTCCACCACCCCGACCTCAACAAGCCCGGCGTTCGACTGGTCCTCGGCACCAAAGATGCCCATGGTCTCTACGAGCAATTCGGCTTCTTCCGCCGCGAACTGATGTGGCGCCACCCCATGGGAGCTACCGCGACCAAAGGCTTCTGA
- a CDS encoding formylglycine-generating enzyme family protein codes for MRSAMLIVVLAMFITVGCKNEETKDPPKPAPPERDQAKEPRDAASLGGQVPPPKPAAGKPVVEDLGGGVKLTLMPIAAGKLMMGSPAGEEGRSDDEVQHEVILSKGFYMGQTEVTQGQWKAVMGGENPSSFKGDDLPVEQVSWNDAVAFCQKLSQKTGRKYRLPTEAAWEYACRAGTTTRFSFGDRYADLHKHGNYCDRSNTSDIPVQDKTNDDGSDKTSAVSKYTANTWGLQDMHGNVWEWCNDWFGDYPRGAVTDPKGPANGESRVARGGSWFDYPQSCRAAFRLDYSPVLRLNNVGFRVVLDFE; via the coding sequence ATGCGATCTGCAATGCTGATTGTCGTGCTGGCGATGTTCATCACGGTCGGCTGCAAGAACGAAGAGACCAAGGACCCGCCAAAGCCCGCGCCGCCGGAACGCGACCAGGCGAAGGAGCCCAGAGACGCCGCATCTTTAGGCGGACAGGTCCCACCGCCAAAGCCCGCGGCAGGCAAGCCGGTGGTGGAAGATCTGGGTGGCGGCGTGAAGTTGACGCTGATGCCGATAGCGGCGGGAAAGTTGATGATGGGGAGCCCGGCGGGCGAAGAGGGTCGCAGTGACGACGAAGTCCAACACGAGGTGATTCTGAGCAAGGGATTTTACATGGGCCAGACGGAGGTGACGCAGGGGCAGTGGAAGGCGGTGATGGGCGGCGAGAACCCGAGCTCCTTCAAGGGAGACGACCTGCCGGTGGAGCAGGTGAGTTGGAACGACGCGGTGGCGTTTTGCCAGAAGCTGAGCCAGAAGACTGGAAGGAAGTATCGATTGCCGACTGAGGCGGCGTGGGAGTATGCCTGCCGTGCGGGTACGACAACGCGTTTCAGCTTTGGTGATCGCTACGCGGATTTGCACAAGCACGGGAATTACTGCGATCGATCGAATACTTCCGACATACCCGTGCAGGATAAGACGAACGACGACGGGAGTGACAAGACATCGGCGGTTTCGAAGTACACTGCAAACACGTGGGGCCTGCAGGACATGCACGGGAATGTGTGGGAGTGGTGTAATGACTGGTTCGGCGACTACCCGAGGGGAGCGGTGACGGACCCAAAGGGCCCTGCGAACGGCGAGAGTCGTGTTGCGCGTGGCGGCTCGTGGTTCGACTATCCGCAGAGCTGCCGCGCGGCGTTCCGCCTCGACTACTCGCCCGTCCTTCGGCTCAACAATGTCGGGTTCCGTGTCGTGCTGGACTTCGAATAA
- a CDS encoding methyltransferase family protein gives MNRPRRNFRALDRILAMRWLELRVPPLFVWVVFAGAMFGVARLVPTPTFKLPGASVYAIALVVLGAAVALVGVVAFRRAGTTVNPITPSAAGIVVSGGIYRFTRNPMYLGFLVALAGWAIQLSNVAAALLLPAFVAYMTRFQIKPEEQALAAKFGPQFMQYRSRVRRWV, from the coding sequence ATGAATCGCCCGCGGCGAAACTTTAGGGCTTTAGATCGCATCCTTGCCATGCGCTGGCTTGAACTCAGGGTTCCACCGTTGTTCGTCTGGGTCGTCTTTGCCGGTGCCATGTTCGGTGTGGCCCGCTTGGTGCCGACACCTACCTTCAAGTTACCTGGCGCTTCTGTCTATGCGATCGCCCTTGTCGTTCTCGGCGCCGCAGTTGCGCTGGTTGGCGTTGTCGCGTTTCGGCGAGCGGGCACAACGGTCAATCCCATAACTCCGAGCGCTGCGGGGATCGTGGTGTCTGGTGGCATCTACCGCTTTACTCGCAATCCGATGTATCTTGGCTTTCTCGTGGCCCTTGCGGGTTGGGCCATCCAACTATCGAATGTCGCTGCTGCACTTCTCTTGCCGGCGTTTGTTGCCTACATGACTCGGTTTCAAATCAAGCCTGAGGAACAAGCCTTGGCCGCAAAGTTTGGACCGCAGTTCATGCAATACAGGTCCCGTGTCCGGCGATGGGTATAG